From one Phragmitibacter flavus genomic stretch:
- a CDS encoding aspartate:alanine exchanger family transporter — protein sequence MDTLQTFLFAHPLALLTLVIALGYALGEIRLPGNFRFGMAAILFVGLAFGFWNPAFGHAIPELIQTLGLAIFVYCVGLEAGPGFFRSLGKSGLRVNLMVVLCISSGAGLIWLCMRSQLASKELLTGLLCGLMNNTPALAAATDSIRRISSDPELPNQIVVGYGIAYPFSLIALLIFYHLLCRRAFGPSAIAPPSSSHTDVADTLKVEQLPADKDHWLAEEITQKTGLLLSRVFHTDTNAEVVHPTTRIHQGARLVVIGNAEQLADGARLLGRFSGGTFETRQKGFTVHRYVLSNPKLAGRSLGEIADHLEKMDGVLTRVRRGDVELSVNRNIRLLPGDRVRIVAKQGQEGDIKKYIGDSLHALGSQGSLTFVLGIFLGLVFGAIPLALPGLSNPLKLGAAGGPLVIALLFGYLGRTGPLIWNIPFSNNLALRHLGIALFFAVVGCRAGGGLSAVFNLQGMMLVATAVSIVLLFHFMLWLLLRLSGERNLGAFLGFSAGMQTQPAALTFASHRIPGDAVPISYATVFPLALVLKIIIAQLLVLG from the coding sequence ATGGACACGCTTCAAACCTTCCTCTTCGCCCATCCGCTCGCACTCCTCACCCTGGTCATCGCCCTCGGATATGCGTTGGGAGAAATCCGCCTGCCAGGCAATTTCCGATTCGGCATGGCAGCCATCCTTTTCGTGGGGCTCGCCTTCGGATTCTGGAATCCCGCGTTTGGTCATGCCATTCCGGAACTGATCCAAACGCTCGGACTCGCGATCTTTGTCTACTGCGTTGGACTGGAAGCCGGACCCGGTTTTTTCCGCTCGCTGGGCAAATCAGGACTGCGCGTCAACCTGATGGTGGTCCTCTGCATCAGCAGCGGTGCCGGGCTCATCTGGCTCTGCATGCGCAGCCAGCTGGCCAGCAAAGAACTGCTCACCGGACTGCTCTGCGGCTTGATGAACAACACCCCCGCCCTCGCCGCCGCCACCGATTCCATCCGCCGCATCAGCAGCGACCCCGAACTGCCCAACCAGATCGTCGTCGGATACGGCATCGCCTACCCCTTCAGCCTCATCGCCTTGCTGATTTTTTACCATTTGCTCTGCCGCAGAGCCTTCGGCCCCTCCGCCATCGCCCCGCCCAGTTCGTCTCATACCGACGTCGCCGACACCTTGAAAGTGGAGCAACTGCCTGCTGACAAAGACCATTGGCTTGCCGAAGAAATCACCCAAAAAACCGGCCTTCTTCTCTCCCGTGTGTTTCATACCGACACCAACGCGGAAGTGGTCCATCCCACCACCCGCATTCATCAAGGGGCCCGCCTTGTCGTCATCGGCAATGCCGAGCAACTGGCCGATGGTGCCCGGCTGCTGGGCCGCTTCTCCGGCGGCACCTTCGAGACCCGGCAAAAAGGTTTCACCGTTCATCGTTACGTGCTCTCCAATCCGAAACTGGCCGGACGCAGCCTTGGCGAGATCGCCGATCACCTGGAAAAGATGGACGGCGTCCTCACCCGCGTGCGCCGCGGTGATGTCGAGCTTTCCGTCAACCGCAACATCCGGCTTCTGCCTGGAGATCGGGTCCGCATCGTTGCCAAACAGGGTCAGGAAGGTGACATCAAAAAATACATCGGCGACTCCCTGCATGCCCTCGGGTCACAAGGGTCACTCACCTTTGTCCTTGGCATCTTCCTCGGCCTCGTGTTCGGCGCGATTCCCCTAGCCCTGCCCGGGTTGTCAAATCCCCTCAAGCTCGGCGCCGCAGGCGGGCCACTGGTCATCGCCCTTCTCTTTGGTTACCTTGGCCGCACCGGACCACTCATCTGGAACATCCCCTTTTCCAACAACCTCGCCCTGCGTCACCTTGGTATCGCGCTGTTCTTCGCCGTCGTCGGCTGCCGCGCAGGCGGTGGCCTTTCCGCCGTGTTCAACCTTCAAGGCATGATGCTGGTCGCCACCGCCGTCTCCATCGTCTTGCTGTTTCACTTCATGCTCTGGCTGCTGCTGCGACTCAGCGGCGAGCGCAATCTCGGCGCTTTCCTCGGCTTCAGCGCCGGCATGCAAACCCAGCCCGCCGCCCTCACCTTCGCCTCCCACCGCATTCCCGGAGACGCCGTCCCGATCAGTTACGCCACGGTATTCCCCCTCGCCCTGGTGTTGAAGATCATCATCGCGCAACTGTTGGTGCTTGGCTGA
- a CDS encoding Y-family DNA polymerase produces the protein MKGGLSAFYAALWLPRFHLQAVLCRQAFSKRWVAVLDGDGDGSNGEDEDMENKGRVLHANGRAEAQGVVAGMTASQALARCPRLELLRRDAQGERAAQEVLLACASLWTPDYESTQPGLCVLDLSRSSFAEVKRDSREAGQRMREWLREKRLGVRVGMACKADLAILAAFAARPVLTLGDDAEDGAKLLQHLPLSVLKPSREVMEVLRLWGIRTLAQLAALPRAEMALRLGQEGLWLWDLCRGGRGRLLKRVCPVVGYREEVELEHPVECLEPLLFLLRRLLDDLCGRLADAWLVASAQWVQLRFDDRTVYENTLRVAEPTRNAALLLRLLHTHLEGVSAGAPIVAVALELVSVRPFGQQSGLFERGLRDPNRLAETLGQLEALLGAGQVGRVKMLPSRRPDAFTLVNYLEPVAAAEASLPGSEERLLMSNGLPLRRYRPVRPVLVGLDEGGRPEALQVGGGGWLKVTAAGGPWLVSGDWWNSGAWEREVWEVAVDDGALYQLVREKQGWVLDGLFG, from the coding sequence ATGAAAGGAGGTCTTTCAGCGTTTTATGCGGCGTTGTGGCTGCCGCGTTTTCATTTGCAGGCGGTGTTGTGTCGTCAGGCTTTTTCGAAGCGATGGGTGGCGGTGTTGGATGGTGATGGTGATGGTTCTAATGGTGAGGATGAGGACATGGAGAACAAGGGGCGGGTGCTGCATGCGAATGGTCGCGCGGAAGCGCAGGGGGTGGTGGCGGGAATGACGGCGTCGCAGGCGTTGGCGCGGTGTCCGCGTTTGGAATTGCTGCGGCGGGATGCGCAGGGGGAGCGGGCGGCGCAGGAGGTGTTGCTGGCATGTGCGTCGTTGTGGACGCCGGATTATGAGTCAACGCAGCCGGGGTTGTGTGTGCTGGATTTGTCGAGATCGAGTTTCGCGGAGGTGAAGCGCGACAGCAGGGAGGCGGGTCAGCGCATGCGCGAGTGGTTGCGCGAGAAGCGCTTGGGCGTGCGGGTGGGGATGGCGTGCAAAGCGGATCTGGCGATCCTGGCGGCGTTTGCGGCGCGGCCGGTGTTGACGTTGGGCGATGATGCGGAGGATGGGGCGAAGTTGTTGCAGCATTTGCCTTTGAGTGTGTTGAAGCCATCGCGGGAGGTGATGGAGGTGCTGCGTTTGTGGGGCATTCGGACGCTGGCGCAACTGGCGGCGTTGCCGCGTGCGGAGATGGCGTTGCGGCTGGGGCAGGAGGGCTTGTGGTTGTGGGATCTGTGTCGCGGGGGACGCGGGCGGTTGTTAAAAAGGGTGTGTCCGGTGGTGGGGTATCGCGAGGAGGTGGAGCTGGAGCATCCGGTGGAGTGTCTGGAGCCGCTGTTGTTTTTATTGAGGCGTCTTCTGGATGATCTTTGTGGGAGGCTGGCGGATGCGTGGCTGGTGGCTTCGGCGCAGTGGGTGCAGTTGCGGTTTGATGATCGCACGGTTTATGAAAACACCCTGCGAGTGGCGGAGCCGACGCGGAATGCGGCGTTGTTGTTGCGGTTGTTGCACACGCATCTGGAGGGCGTGAGTGCGGGGGCGCCGATTGTGGCAGTTGCTTTGGAGTTGGTGTCGGTGCGTCCGTTTGGACAGCAGTCGGGATTGTTTGAACGAGGTTTGCGTGATCCGAACCGCCTGGCGGAGACCTTGGGGCAGCTGGAGGCCTTGCTGGGGGCGGGTCAGGTGGGCAGGGTGAAGATGCTGCCGAGTCGTCGACCGGATGCGTTTACCTTGGTGAACTATCTGGAGCCGGTGGCGGCTGCGGAGGCGTCGTTACCGGGATCAGAAGAGCGCTTGTTGATGTCGAATGGGCTGCCGTTGAGGCGGTATCGTCCGGTGAGGCCGGTGCTGGTGGGTTTGGATGAGGGAGGGAGACCGGAGGCGTTGCAGGTGGGTGGTGGTGGATGGTTGAAGGTGACGGCGGCGGGTGGGCCGTGGTTGGTGTCGGGGGACTGGTGGAATAGTGGTGCATGGGAGCGCGAGGTGTGGGAGGTGGCGGTCGATGACGGGGCTTTGTATCAACTCGTTCGCGAGAAACAGGGCTGGGTATTGGATGGTTTGTTTGGTTGA
- a CDS encoding DNA polymerase III subunit alpha: protein MAFVELHARSAFSFLRGSSSPEALVTRAAELGMGQMAVCDRDGVYGSARVHHKAGELGLRGLVGAELTMEDVTVLPVLVRTREGYQHLCRLLTRAKLRAAKGESRVLWDELAEHAGGLLALSGDEEGPLARAMIGKDGKGDAPGVVEKLVRIFGRDHVAVEVQRHRLRKDKKRVDGLVELAERFGVPLMASNGVCYSRMNGRLLLDAFSCLRHHTTLDEAGLILAANSQRGLKSEAQMRELFADLPQAVDNTQRVADLLEFTLEDLGYEFPSYQVPEGHDMASYLREVTYAGAGRRFPDVSEKVRRQLDKELALITKLGFSGYFLVIWDLVNFCRDEGILVQGRGSAANSAVCYSLSITNADPIAGQLLFERFLSEGRKTWPDIDLDLPSGEKRERVIQEVYRRFAPHGAAMTANVITYRGKSAMREMGKVLGLTPDVLSRFSDLFGHGDFAHTLELKDHLKRSGLPDGHPRLPALLKLYQAAYGLPRHLGQHSGGMVLCSQGLDGIVPLEPASMPGRVVVQWDKDDCEDLGIIKVDLLGLGMMAVIEETLATCRARGEARTVELHRIPADDEKTYAMIQRADTVGVFQIESRAQMATLPRLKPKCFYDIVIATAIIRPGPIVGKMVHPFLNRRAGKEKVDYIADCFEPVLKRTLGIPLFQEQMLSMAMTVAGFSGSEAEELRRALSFHRSQDRMQKVMVKLRVAMDERRVDSHVQERIVQSIQSFAVYGFPESHAISFALLAYASAWLRAHRLAELTAALLNNQPMGFYSSSTLVSDARHHGLRVLPVCVVESAYACEVVDDETIRLGLKMLRGFSRKSAERLLMERSRMAWGSLDDLLLRCSLPRDERRVLAKAGALNALAGHRRSALWEVEREREVDLFSWKQREAEASVSNVLEAMTPEERLEADYQAVALTVGVHPMRLMRASLPGVRRAIELPRGQHGQLVTIAGLVICRQRPGTANGHVFISLEDETGIGNAFVPSALFEAQRLVINQESFLKIQGRLQIVDEVTSVYALRVEALVFESEVTAKSHDFK from the coding sequence ATGGCTTTTGTGGAACTTCATGCGCGCAGTGCTTTTAGTTTTCTTCGAGGTTCGTCGTCGCCGGAGGCGTTGGTGACGCGTGCGGCGGAGCTGGGCATGGGGCAAATGGCGGTGTGTGATCGGGATGGGGTTTATGGCAGTGCGCGGGTGCATCACAAGGCGGGTGAGCTGGGCTTGCGCGGTTTGGTGGGGGCGGAGTTGACGATGGAGGATGTGACGGTGTTGCCGGTGCTGGTGCGAACGCGGGAGGGGTATCAACATTTGTGCCGGTTGCTGACGCGGGCGAAGTTGCGGGCGGCGAAGGGAGAGAGTCGTGTGTTATGGGATGAGCTTGCAGAACATGCGGGAGGATTGTTGGCCTTGAGCGGGGATGAGGAGGGGCCTTTGGCGAGGGCGATGATAGGTAAAGATGGGAAAGGGGATGCGCCGGGGGTGGTGGAAAAATTGGTGAGGATTTTTGGTCGGGATCATGTGGCGGTGGAGGTGCAGAGGCATCGGCTGCGCAAGGACAAGAAGCGGGTGGATGGATTGGTGGAACTGGCGGAGCGGTTTGGGGTGCCGTTGATGGCTTCGAATGGGGTGTGTTACAGTCGCATGAACGGGCGCTTGTTGCTGGATGCCTTCAGTTGTTTGAGGCATCATACGACATTGGATGAGGCGGGTTTGATTTTGGCGGCGAACTCGCAGCGGGGGTTGAAGAGTGAAGCGCAGATGCGGGAGTTGTTTGCGGATCTGCCGCAGGCGGTGGACAACACGCAGCGGGTGGCGGACCTGTTGGAGTTTACGTTGGAGGATTTGGGATATGAGTTTCCGAGTTATCAGGTGCCGGAGGGGCATGATATGGCTTCGTATCTTCGCGAAGTGACTTATGCGGGGGCGGGTCGGCGTTTTCCTGATGTTAGTGAGAAGGTGCGCAGGCAGTTGGACAAGGAGCTGGCACTTATTACCAAGCTGGGGTTCAGCGGTTACTTTTTGGTGATCTGGGATCTGGTGAATTTTTGTCGGGACGAGGGCATTTTGGTGCAGGGTCGGGGCAGTGCGGCGAATAGTGCGGTGTGTTATTCGTTGAGCATCACCAATGCGGATCCGATTGCGGGGCAGTTGTTGTTTGAGCGGTTTCTGAGTGAGGGTCGCAAGACGTGGCCGGACATTGATCTGGATCTGCCGAGCGGGGAGAAACGCGAACGGGTGATCCAGGAGGTGTATCGTCGTTTTGCTCCGCATGGCGCGGCGATGACGGCGAATGTGATTACTTATCGGGGGAAGAGTGCGATGCGTGAGATGGGCAAGGTGTTGGGGTTGACGCCGGATGTGTTGAGCCGGTTTTCGGATTTGTTTGGGCATGGGGATTTTGCGCATACGCTGGAGTTGAAGGATCATTTGAAGCGGTCGGGATTGCCGGATGGGCATCCGCGTTTACCGGCGTTGTTGAAGCTGTATCAGGCGGCGTATGGTTTGCCGCGGCATCTGGGTCAGCACAGTGGTGGCATGGTGTTGTGCAGTCAGGGGTTGGATGGGATCGTGCCGCTGGAACCTGCGAGCATGCCGGGGCGGGTGGTGGTGCAGTGGGACAAGGATGATTGTGAAGACCTGGGCATCATCAAGGTGGACCTCTTGGGGCTTGGCATGATGGCGGTGATTGAGGAAACGCTGGCGACGTGCAGGGCACGCGGCGAGGCGCGCACGGTGGAACTGCATCGCATTCCGGCGGATGATGAAAAGACGTATGCGATGATCCAGCGGGCGGACACGGTGGGGGTTTTTCAGATTGAGAGCCGGGCACAGATGGCGACCCTGCCGCGTCTGAAACCGAAGTGTTTTTATGACATTGTGATCGCGACGGCGATCATTCGTCCGGGGCCGATTGTGGGCAAGATGGTGCATCCTTTTTTGAACCGGCGCGCGGGCAAGGAGAAGGTGGATTACATTGCGGATTGTTTTGAACCGGTGTTGAAGCGCACCCTGGGCATTCCGTTGTTTCAGGAGCAGATGTTGAGCATGGCGATGACGGTGGCGGGGTTTAGTGGCAGTGAGGCGGAGGAGTTAAGGCGCGCGTTGAGTTTTCATCGGTCGCAGGACCGGATGCAAAAGGTGATGGTGAAGCTGCGTGTGGCGATGGATGAGCGGCGGGTGGATAGTCATGTGCAGGAGCGCATTGTGCAGTCGATCCAGTCGTTTGCGGTGTATGGATTTCCTGAATCGCATGCGATCAGTTTTGCGTTGCTGGCTTATGCGAGTGCGTGGTTGAGGGCGCATCGGCTGGCGGAGTTGACGGCGGCGTTGTTGAACAATCAGCCGATGGGATTTTATTCGTCGTCGACCTTGGTGAGTGATGCCAGGCATCATGGGTTGCGGGTGTTGCCGGTGTGTGTGGTGGAGTCGGCGTATGCCTGCGAAGTGGTGGATGATGAGACGATTCGACTGGGTTTGAAAATGTTGCGTGGGTTCAGTCGCAAGTCGGCGGAGCGGTTGTTGATGGAGAGGTCGCGCATGGCTTGGGGGAGTCTGGATGATTTGTTGTTGCGATGTTCGTTGCCGCGAGATGAGCGTCGGGTGCTGGCCAAGGCGGGGGCGTTGAATGCGCTGGCCGGGCATCGTCGTTCGGCGTTGTGGGAGGTGGAACGCGAGCGTGAGGTGGATTTGTTTTCGTGGAAGCAACGCGAAGCGGAAGCGAGCGTGTCCAACGTGCTGGAGGCAATGACGCCGGAAGAGCGGTTGGAAGCGGATTATCAGGCGGTGGCGTTGACGGTGGGGGTGCATCCGATGCGCTTGATGCGGGCATCATTGCCGGGGGTGCGGAGGGCCATTGAGCTGCCGCGAGGCCAGCATGGTCAGTTGGTGACGATTGCCGGGCTGGTCATCTGCCGACAGCGTCCCGGCACCGCCAACGGGCATGTGTTTATCAGTCTTGAGGACGAAACGGGGATTGGAAATGCCTTTGTGCCGTCGGCCCTCTTTGAGGCGCAGAGACTGGTAATCAATCAGGAGAGTTTTTTGAAGATCCAGGGTCGTTTACAAATCGTGGATGAGGTGACCTCGGTATATGCGTTGAGAGTGGAGGCGCTGGTTTTTGAGTCAGAAGTGACGGCGAAGTCGCATGATTTTAAGTGA
- a CDS encoding PQQ-dependent sugar dehydrogenase — protein sequence MMKPFLLSLLFFLSAFSTTHAQLVRVANTTLNLPAELPSATGYITENALGSLTFSSPIDVASPPGVTNRLFVIERNLGIQIVDLDTMTKSTFLPLKDYLDDEGTPLRTESESGILSLAFHPNYNQNGYFYIFYSLAINNQLHQRVTRFTASGTPGNFNAATVANEETEAPLITQRDEAGNHNGGDLAFGPDGYLYISVGDEGPQNDGADNARRIAKDFFGAILRIDVDKKPGSLPPNPHDESSTDTVGDSAITADSYAIPPDNPFLPLAQGTGDATYNGFTFPKTAIRTEFYAIGFRNPWRMSFDPQSGRLFCADVGQNNREEINLITPGFNGGWSWREGLQPHTPALAPFAPPEGWTSNPPIYDYGRTANSLPSNTVIHGTSVTGGLVYRGDRLPELAGKYLFCDYNSGFIVALTEQPDGTWAGGDGFGQQLATDNGISGWGYDPRNGDALLCDITGNEVKRLARSGTTGTEPPATLSATGAFSDLTTLTPNPGLVAYAPNVDFWSDHATKSRWFAIRNLTDTITFSPDTPWTFPTGMVWVKHFDINTTRGDPATSRRLETRFLIKTATDIYGLTYKWREDQSDADLVPEEGQTEPIPASSPTQTWRYPSRNECRTCHTPVGGYALSFNTQQMNRFFESPTTTQNQIAALSNAGYFSQPVTNTHILPALAAADDQSASLEWRVRSYLEVNCVQCHQPGGPSTGSWDARSTTPTDLANLIRGPLVNDGGDPTNRFSIPGDTARSMILKRLRGDGVPRMPPLATTERDLAAEQLLTDWINLALPSRQSYAEWQQENFPTPDAPNSQPGDDADNDGTINRLEFLLGQDPLAINPPWQPTLSTTSSHISLTFEHPANRTAIVETSLDLMNWTPWNVPTNTWLIPANTQTRTLTTPIDGPSRFFRIQLSAP from the coding sequence ATGATGAAACCCTTTCTGCTTTCGCTGCTGTTTTTCCTTTCGGCATTCTCTACGACCCATGCCCAGCTGGTGCGGGTTGCCAACACCACGCTTAACCTCCCCGCGGAACTCCCCTCTGCCACCGGCTACATCACCGAAAATGCACTCGGTTCACTGACTTTCTCCAGTCCAATTGATGTCGCATCTCCTCCAGGCGTCACCAACCGTCTCTTCGTCATCGAACGCAATCTCGGCATCCAAATCGTGGATCTGGACACCATGACCAAATCCACTTTCCTTCCCCTCAAGGACTATCTCGACGACGAAGGCACCCCCCTTCGCACCGAAAGCGAAAGCGGCATCCTCAGCCTCGCCTTTCACCCCAACTACAACCAAAACGGCTACTTCTACATCTTCTACAGCCTCGCCATCAACAATCAACTCCACCAACGCGTCACCCGCTTCACCGCCTCAGGAACCCCCGGCAACTTCAACGCCGCCACCGTCGCCAATGAAGAAACCGAAGCCCCGCTCATCACCCAGCGCGACGAAGCCGGCAACCACAACGGCGGCGACCTCGCCTTCGGACCCGACGGCTACCTCTACATCTCCGTCGGCGACGAAGGCCCCCAAAACGACGGCGCCGACAACGCCCGCCGCATCGCCAAAGATTTCTTCGGCGCCATCCTGCGCATCGACGTCGATAAAAAACCCGGCTCCCTCCCACCCAATCCGCACGACGAAAGCAGCACCGACACCGTCGGCGACAGCGCCATCACTGCCGACAGTTACGCCATCCCCCCCGACAACCCATTCCTCCCACTCGCCCAAGGCACCGGCGATGCCACCTACAACGGCTTCACCTTCCCCAAAACCGCCATCCGCACCGAATTCTACGCCATCGGCTTCCGCAACCCCTGGCGCATGTCCTTCGATCCCCAAAGCGGACGCCTCTTCTGCGCCGATGTCGGCCAAAACAACCGCGAAGAAATCAACCTCATCACCCCGGGCTTCAACGGCGGCTGGTCCTGGCGCGAAGGTCTCCAGCCCCACACCCCCGCCCTCGCCCCATTCGCCCCGCCAGAAGGTTGGACCAGCAATCCTCCCATCTACGACTACGGCCGCACCGCCAACTCCCTCCCATCCAATACCGTCATCCACGGCACCTCCGTCACCGGCGGCCTTGTCTACCGCGGCGACCGCCTGCCCGAGCTTGCCGGCAAATACCTCTTCTGCGACTACAATTCCGGCTTCATCGTCGCCCTCACCGAACAACCCGACGGCACCTGGGCAGGCGGCGACGGCTTCGGCCAACAACTCGCCACCGACAACGGCATCTCCGGCTGGGGATACGACCCACGCAACGGCGATGCCCTGCTCTGTGATATCACCGGCAACGAGGTCAAACGTCTCGCCCGTAGTGGCACTACCGGCACTGAACCACCCGCCACCCTTTCCGCCACCGGAGCCTTCTCCGACCTCACCACCCTCACCCCCAACCCCGGCCTCGTCGCCTACGCTCCCAACGTGGATTTCTGGAGCGACCACGCCACCAAATCACGCTGGTTCGCCATTCGCAACCTCACCGACACCATCACCTTCTCCCCCGACACCCCATGGACCTTCCCCACCGGCATGGTCTGGGTCAAACACTTCGACATCAACACCACCCGCGGCGACCCCGCCACCAGCCGCCGACTAGAAACCCGCTTCCTCATCAAAACTGCCACCGACATCTACGGCCTCACCTACAAATGGCGCGAAGATCAATCCGACGCCGACCTCGTCCCCGAAGAAGGCCAGACCGAACCCATCCCTGCCTCCAGCCCCACCCAAACTTGGCGCTACCCCAGTCGCAACGAATGCCGCACCTGCCACACCCCTGTCGGCGGCTACGCCCTCAGCTTCAACACCCAACAGATGAACCGCTTCTTCGAATCCCCCACAACTACCCAAAACCAAATCGCCGCACTCAGCAACGCCGGCTATTTTTCCCAACCGGTCACCAACACCCACATCCTGCCAGCCCTGGCCGCCGCCGATGACCAAAGCGCCTCCCTTGAATGGCGTGTCCGCTCCTACCTTGAAGTCAACTGCGTCCAATGCCACCAACCCGGAGGCCCCTCCACCGGATCCTGGGATGCCCGCTCCACCACCCCCACCGATCTCGCCAACCTCATCCGTGGACCCCTGGTCAACGACGGCGGCGATCCCACCAATCGCTTCAGCATTCCCGGCGACACCGCCCGCTCCATGATCCTCAAACGTCTCCGCGGCGACGGCGTCCCACGCATGCCACCTCTCGCCACCACCGAACGCGACCTCGCCGCCGAACAACTCCTCACCGACTGGATCAATCTCGCACTCCCCTCCCGACAAAGTTACGCCGAGTGGCAGCAAGAGAACTTCCCCACTCCCGATGCCCCCAACTCCCAGCCAGGCGATGACGCCGACAACGACGGCACCATCAACCGCCTCGAATTCCTCCTCGGCCAGGATCCCCTCGCCATCAACCCGCCTTGGCAACCCACCCTGTCCACCACCAGCAGCCACATCTCCCTCACCTTCGAACACCCCGCCAACCGCACCGCCATCGTCGAAACCTCTCTCGACCTCATGAATTGGACCCCTTGGAACGTCCCCACCAACACTTGGCTAATCCCCGCCAACACTCAAACCCGCACCCTCACCACTCCCATTGACGGCCCCTCAAGATTTTTCCGAATCCAGCTTTCAGCCCCCTAA
- a CDS encoding sialate O-acetylesterase, whose amino-acid sequence MAHAEVKLPAIFGDHMVLQRDMKLPVWGWAEAGEKVSVQLGDGKVVDAVTDAKGEWRVELHPVAAGGPFEMTVKGANVVKVSDILVGEVWVCSGQSNMEWAVQSSLDPQKEIAAANFPAIRHIKVPLIAASTPQTDFKGTWQVCNPHTVGGFTAAGYFMARELHKELGVAIGLINASWGGTRIEPWVPATGFEGIERLKDIQQLIQIKQPTHPQYQQLMEKHLADLEVWSKSAREALGSGKAVLPSPAFPTALLPFTTHGEPTTLYNAMVHPFVGFAMRGAIWYQGESNHGEGSLYTEKMKALVGGWRKVWNQGEFPFYYVQIAPFLYGQEDPLVLPTFWEAQYAALEIPNTGIVSTMDIADLNDIHPKNKQDVGKRLALLALKGTYGREEVVASGPVFKALKEEPGKLRVTFDQVAGGLKSRNGQPLDWFEIVGEDTGYVKADAVIEGSDVVLSAAGVKQPTAVRFGFNKAAQPNLVNSVGLPAYPFKAGEIRIKDMLKEKVAEAAEYEVLYDMDLSKLSGAPIYDVDNSDKIKGTVERVAWFVDLRDSSGALKYCYVSADALTNELKKLGIPTAASGASFQQVIKNARVLSNVPGLPNGEVGDLLNVEFWPGNYGPANGVGVPNASDALYDSGDLIAGAEAGYGSMQIHHHGSNTTLFAINNWNAAQSADIGIGNSTGQSRDWTFTQNAGTYQHKRLRVLVKMKK is encoded by the coding sequence ATGGCGCATGCGGAAGTGAAACTGCCTGCCATTTTTGGCGATCACATGGTTCTGCAGCGGGACATGAAGCTGCCGGTTTGGGGTTGGGCGGAGGCGGGCGAGAAAGTCAGCGTGCAGCTTGGTGATGGGAAGGTGGTGGATGCGGTGACGGATGCGAAAGGGGAATGGCGTGTGGAGCTGCATCCGGTGGCGGCGGGTGGACCGTTTGAAATGACGGTGAAGGGTGCCAATGTGGTGAAAGTCAGCGACATTCTGGTGGGCGAGGTTTGGGTTTGTTCAGGTCAATCCAACATGGAATGGGCGGTGCAGAGCAGTCTTGATCCACAAAAGGAAATCGCGGCGGCGAATTTTCCGGCGATCCGCCATATCAAGGTGCCACTGATTGCGGCGAGCACACCGCAGACGGATTTCAAAGGAACGTGGCAGGTGTGCAATCCTCACACGGTCGGAGGCTTCACGGCGGCGGGGTATTTCATGGCGCGCGAACTGCACAAGGAGCTGGGGGTGGCGATTGGATTGATCAATGCATCGTGGGGTGGGACGCGCATCGAGCCTTGGGTGCCGGCGACGGGTTTTGAAGGGATCGAGAGATTGAAGGACATCCAACAGCTGATTCAGATCAAACAACCCACGCATCCGCAATACCAGCAGTTGATGGAGAAGCATCTGGCCGATTTGGAAGTCTGGAGCAAGAGCGCACGCGAGGCGCTGGGATCGGGTAAAGCGGTGTTGCCATCACCCGCTTTTCCAACTGCGTTGCTGCCATTCACCACCCACGGCGAGCCAACCACACTTTACAACGCAATGGTGCATCCGTTCGTTGGGTTTGCGATGCGTGGGGCGATTTGGTATCAAGGCGAATCCAATCATGGGGAAGGAAGTTTGTATACGGAGAAGATGAAGGCGTTGGTGGGCGGCTGGCGCAAAGTATGGAATCAGGGCGAGTTCCCATTTTATTATGTGCAAATTGCGCCGTTTCTCTACGGTCAGGAAGATCCCTTGGTGTTGCCGACTTTTTGGGAGGCGCAATACGCAGCACTGGAAATTCCTAATACCGGGATCGTTTCAACGATGGACATTGCTGACTTGAATGACATTCATCCGAAGAACAAACAGGACGTGGGGAAGCGGCTGGCGTTGCTGGCTTTGAAGGGGACTTATGGTCGTGAGGAAGTGGTGGCTTCAGGTCCCGTGTTCAAGGCGTTGAAGGAGGAACCCGGCAAGTTGCGGGTGACGTTTGATCAGGTGGCAGGTGGTCTGAAATCGCGCAATGGACAGCCGCTCGACTGGTTTGAGATTGTGGGTGAGGACACGGGCTATGTGAAAGCGGACGCGGTGATTGAAGGAAGCGACGTGGTGTTGTCGGCGGCAGGAGTCAAGCAGCCGACGGCGGTGCGTTTTGGTTTCAACAAAGCGGCGCAGCCCAACTTGGTGAACTCGGTGGGATTGCCAGCCTATCCATTCAAGGCGGGGGAGATCAGGATCAAGGACATGCTCAAGGAAAAGGTGGCTGAAGCGGCGGAGTATGAGGTGCTTTATGATATGGATTTGTCGAAACTTAGTGGTGCTCCTATTTATGATGTGGATAACTCGGATAAGATTAAAGGAACGGTTGAACGCGTGGCATGGTTTGTGGATTTGCGAGATAGCAGTGGGGCGTTGAAATACTGTTATGTTTCGGCGGATGCTTTGACCAATGAACTGAAGAAGCTGGGCATTCCAACGGCTGCTTCAGGGGCCTCGTTTCAGCAAGTTATCAAAAACGCGCGGGTGTTGAGCAATGTGCCGGGTTTGCCAAATGGCGAGGTGGGCGACTTGTTGAATGTGGAGTTCTGGCCGGGCAATTATGGTCCGGCGAATGGGGTCGGGGTGCCCAATGCCTCGGATGCCTTGTATGATTCGGGGGATCTGATCGCAGGTGCGGAGGCGGGTTATGGTTCGATGCAGATCCATCATCATGGCAGCAACACAACCTTGTTTGCCATCAACAATTGGAATGCTGCGCAGAGCGCTGATATTGGTATTGGCAACAGCACGGGGCAGTCGCGCGACTGGACGTTTACGCAGAATGCCGGGACTTATCAGCACAAGCGACTGCGGGTGTTGGTGAAGATGAAGAAGTAA